A portion of the Sphaerochaeta pleomorpha str. Grapes genome contains these proteins:
- a CDS encoding glutathione peroxidase, which translates to MDTHAPESLYDFSVIANDGKPFLFSALKGKTVLIVNTASKCGFTPQYTGLEALYKQYAEKGLVVIGFPCDQFAHQEPLSDTEIAQFCQLNHGVTFPLMAKIAVNGKETVPLYRWLKKQAPGVMGSTIKWNFTKFLVASDGVTVKRFAPNVEPEQLKQDIERLLSL; encoded by the coding sequence ATGGATACACATGCTCCTGAATCTTTATATGATTTTTCAGTTATCGCAAATGATGGCAAGCCGTTCTTGTTTTCTGCATTGAAAGGAAAAACCGTCTTGATTGTAAATACGGCAAGCAAATGTGGGTTTACTCCCCAATATACTGGGTTGGAGGCTCTCTACAAGCAGTATGCCGAGAAAGGATTGGTTGTAATCGGTTTTCCCTGTGACCAGTTTGCCCACCAGGAACCACTCAGTGACACTGAGATTGCCCAATTCTGCCAGTTGAACCACGGGGTAACGTTTCCCCTTATGGCTAAGATTGCAGTGAACGGGAAAGAAACCGTTCCCCTGTACAGATGGCTTAAAAAGCAAGCTCCCGGGGTTATGGGCTCTACTATAAAATGGAATTTTACAAAATTCCTGGTTGCCAGCGACGGGGTAACCGTAAAACGGTTTGCTCCCAACGTAGAGCCGGAACAACTCAAACAAGATATTGAACGGTTGCTTTCCCTCTGA
- the uvsE gene encoding UV DNA damage repair endonuclease UvsE: protein MAIGYACQTLAVPKTDLKHCLLKNADESTLLQVGAYNLEHLKNAITYAISQGIQIFRISSDIIPFASKSEIKFPWESRFSEKLNLIGKLINSGGLRVSMHPGQYTVLNSPHPAVVENSIADLAYHTKFLDSLSLGSNHKVILHIGGIYGDKSEATKRFCQQYRQLDQTIKNRLVLENDDKNYTIAQVLDIAKETGAPVVFDNLHHELNPSPLLRTDAQWIAECKKTWKSQDGRQKIHYSQQDSEKKKGSHSATISLDPFLDYVSKLEIQDLDIMLEVKDKNISALKCMYCLYPPQDKSILWREWERYRYLVSERNLFSIFEIQDLLGVQDNTTSVTFYRMLENILRQEPEREQSITTAKELFNLFADQTTAQEKTRFQRALHRYREAEISLPSLKKQIKNLCEKYSVEEVTTSYYFQ from the coding sequence ATGGCTATCGGGTACGCCTGCCAAACTTTGGCAGTCCCAAAGACAGACTTGAAACACTGCCTGCTGAAAAATGCAGACGAATCAACGTTGCTACAAGTGGGTGCGTATAACCTTGAACATCTTAAAAATGCCATTACCTATGCTATTTCCCAAGGAATCCAAATTTTCAGGATCAGTTCCGATATTATTCCTTTCGCGTCGAAAAGCGAAATCAAATTCCCTTGGGAAAGCAGGTTTTCTGAAAAACTGAACCTAATCGGGAAGCTGATAAACAGCGGTGGACTCCGTGTCTCCATGCATCCAGGACAATATACTGTGCTGAATTCACCCCACCCCGCTGTAGTGGAGAACAGCATTGCGGACCTGGCCTACCATACGAAATTCCTCGATAGCCTCTCGCTTGGTAGCAACCATAAGGTAATTCTCCATATCGGGGGAATCTATGGGGATAAAAGCGAAGCTACAAAGCGTTTTTGCCAGCAATACAGACAGCTCGACCAGACTATCAAGAACCGGCTTGTCTTGGAAAACGATGACAAAAACTACACGATTGCACAAGTATTGGACATTGCCAAGGAAACCGGGGCTCCGGTGGTGTTTGACAACCTGCACCATGAGCTCAACCCCTCCCCCTTACTACGAACTGATGCCCAATGGATAGCTGAATGCAAAAAAACCTGGAAATCGCAGGATGGCAGGCAGAAAATCCATTATTCGCAACAGGATAGCGAAAAGAAAAAAGGGTCCCATTCTGCTACTATTTCCCTGGATCCCTTTCTTGACTATGTTTCGAAACTGGAAATCCAAGACCTCGATATCATGCTTGAGGTCAAAGACAAAAACATCTCTGCACTCAAATGTATGTATTGCCTTTACCCGCCCCAGGACAAATCCATACTCTGGAGAGAATGGGAACGGTATCGCTACCTGGTTTCTGAGCGAAACCTCTTTTCCATCTTTGAGATACAGGACCTTCTTGGTGTCCAGGATAACACGACCTCCGTTACGTTTTACCGGATGCTGGAAAATATCCTTAGGCAGGAACCCGAACGGGAACAGAGCATCACAACGGCAAAGGAACTGTTCAACCTTTTTGCAGACCAGACAACAGCGCAGGAAAAAACCCGTTTCCAGCGGGCGTTACACCGGTACAGGGAAGCTGAGATTTCACTTCCTTCACTCAAAAAGCAGATTAAGAACCTCTGCGAAAAATATTCTGTAGAGGAAGTAACCACTTCCTACTATTTTCAATGA